The following coding sequences lie in one Kitasatospora azatica KCTC 9699 genomic window:
- a CDS encoding MaoC family dehydratase — MQFGRTYEEFEVGAVYKHWPGKTVTEYDDHLFCLLTMNHHPLHMDTNYAEKTTDFGRNVVVGNYIYSLLLGMSVPDVSGKAIANLEIESLRHVAPTFHGDTIYGETVVLDKWPSKSKDDRGIVYVETKGYKQDGTVVCIFRRKVMVPTETYIKERGGEQPGRPTPLS, encoded by the coding sequence ATGCAGTTCGGACGCACCTACGAGGAGTTCGAGGTCGGCGCGGTCTACAAGCACTGGCCCGGAAAGACCGTCACCGAGTACGACGATCACCTCTTCTGCCTGCTGACCATGAACCACCACCCGCTCCACATGGACACCAACTATGCGGAGAAGACGACGGACTTCGGCAGGAACGTCGTCGTCGGCAACTACATCTACTCGCTGCTGCTCGGGATGTCCGTCCCGGACGTCTCCGGCAAGGCGATCGCCAACCTGGAGATCGAGTCGCTGCGGCACGTGGCGCCGACCTTCCACGGCGACACCATCTACGGCGAGACCGTGGTGCTCGACAAGTGGCCCTCCAAGTCCAAGGACGACCGGGGCATCGTCTACGTCGAGACCAAGGGCTACAAGCAGGACGGCACGGTCGTCTGCATCTTCCGCCGCAAGGTGATGGTGCCGACCGAGACCTACATCAAGGAGCGCGGCGGCGAGCAGCCCGGCCGCCCGACGCCCCTGTCCTGA
- a CDS encoding phosphatidylserine decarboxylase translates to MPLSPSPHTSVTERDALAPETAGRRPRVTIARGATPWFVPTLATAALTTALSRRNGKWALAAVPTCALSAGMLWFFRDPEREIGTGRVISPADGVVQSIDAWPDGRTRVAIFMSPLNVHVNRAPLPGTVTSVEHIAGGFVPAFNKDSDRNERVVWHFDTELGDIEMVQIAGAVARRIVPYVPAGTKVEQGERIGLIRFGSRVDTYLPAGVEVGVEVGQKTTAGVTRLDRD, encoded by the coding sequence ATGCCCCTCAGCCCGTCCCCTCACACCTCCGTCACTGAGCGCGATGCCCTCGCTCCCGAGACGGCCGGTCGGCGACCGCGCGTGACCATCGCGCGCGGAGCCACTCCCTGGTTCGTCCCGACCCTGGCCACCGCGGCCCTGACCACCGCTCTCAGCAGGCGGAACGGCAAGTGGGCTCTGGCGGCGGTTCCGACCTGCGCGCTCAGCGCGGGCATGCTGTGGTTCTTCCGCGACCCCGAGCGTGAGATCGGCACCGGCAGAGTCATCTCGCCGGCCGACGGAGTGGTGCAGAGCATCGACGCCTGGCCGGACGGTCGGACCCGGGTCGCGATCTTCATGAGTCCGCTCAACGTGCACGTCAACCGGGCCCCGCTGCCCGGCACGGTGACCTCCGTCGAGCACATCGCGGGCGGTTTCGTTCCCGCGTTCAACAAGGACAGCGACCGCAACGAGCGCGTCGTCTGGCACTTCGACACCGAGCTCGGCGACATCGAGATGGTGCAGATCGCGGGCGCCGTGGCGCGCCGCATCGTGCCGTACGTCCCCGCCGGCACCAAGGTCGAGCAGGGCGAGCGGATCGGTCTGATCCGGTTCGGCTCCCGCGTCGACACCTACCTGCCGGCCGGCGTCGAGGTCGGCGTCGAGGTCGGCCAGAAGACGACCGCGGGGGTGACACGCCTTGACCGTGACTGA
- a CDS encoding CDP-alcohol phosphatidyltransferase family protein, with translation MTVTDPETLVGLGDSEETELRRRRWARDRELRAPRSPQTLSTADFLTLGNAVCGFLAIYSITTNMLIPHINGTGDGTGGGMVRHGAATAVTLLLLGSMCDLFDGLVARKLRSSALGAELDNLADLISFGIAPAYFVAVWGIVGGPGSNQGLSAFIALTVLLAVVLRLARFSAVKMRPGVFQGMPCPMGAMTVIAIVLLDPPFLAGLLAIFGVAYLMVSQVEYPKPQGLLATATLGWIVVSIGCLAAWAAGLPGGDVLMHIGAFAQIALAAMAPLLVIRRKVGQKVGDVRARRAGARDC, from the coding sequence TTGACCGTGACTGATCCCGAGACCCTGGTCGGCCTCGGCGACTCGGAAGAGACCGAGCTGCGCCGGCGCCGCTGGGCGCGCGACCGCGAGCTGCGGGCGCCACGCTCGCCGCAGACCCTGTCCACGGCCGACTTCCTGACCCTGGGCAACGCCGTCTGCGGGTTCCTGGCGATCTACTCGATCACCACGAACATGCTCATCCCGCACATCAACGGCACCGGCGACGGCACCGGCGGCGGCATGGTGCGGCACGGCGCCGCCACCGCCGTCACCCTGCTGCTGCTCGGCTCGATGTGCGACCTCTTCGACGGCCTGGTGGCCCGCAAGCTGCGCTCCTCGGCGCTCGGCGCGGAGCTGGACAACCTGGCCGACCTGATCAGCTTCGGCATCGCGCCGGCGTACTTCGTCGCGGTCTGGGGCATCGTCGGCGGGCCCGGCAGCAACCAGGGCCTGTCCGCCTTCATCGCGCTGACCGTGCTGCTCGCCGTGGTGCTGCGCCTCGCCCGCTTCTCGGCGGTCAAGATGCGACCGGGCGTCTTCCAGGGCATGCCCTGCCCGATGGGCGCCATGACGGTGATCGCCATCGTGCTGCTCGACCCGCCGTTCCTGGCCGGCCTGCTGGCCATCTTCGGCGTGGCCTACCTGATGGTCAGCCAGGTCGAGTACCCCAAGCCGCAGGGCCTGCTGGCCACCGCCACGCTCGGCTGGATCGTGGTCTCGATCGGCTGCCTGGCCGCCTGGGCGGCCGGCCTGCCCGGTGGCGACGTGCTGATGCACATCGGCGCCTTCGCCCAGATCGCGCTGGCCGCGATGGCCCCGCTGCTGGTCATCCGCCGCAAGGTCGGCCAGAAGGTCGGCGACGTCCGCGCCCGCCGCGCCGGCGCCCGCGACTGCTGA
- a CDS encoding cobyric acid synthase — translation MSNAILIAGTTSDAGKSVVTAGICRWLARKGVRVAPFKAQNMSLNSMVTTDGAEIGRAQVMQAQAARVEPEAAMNPVLLKPGADGRSQVVLLGRPIAEVGALDYRERKPYLLERSLECLADLRGRFDVVVCEGAGSPAEINLRDRDIANMGLARAADLPVLVVGDIDRGGVFAAMYGTLALLSAEDQRLVAGWLVNKFRGDARLLKPGLDMLHELTGRPVLGTLPMLAGLWLDAEDSLDLSTVVDRVSEGPLGADVLRVAVLRFPRLSNFTDLDALAQEPGVLVRWATRPEELADADLVVLPGTRATVADLAWLRERGLERALRERAAAGQPVLGVCGGYQMLGRRIVDQVESGAGAVDGLGLLPVAVEFGREKVLGRPVGEAYGERVEGYEIHHGLVSVEGGEPFISDDHGQSLDGCRVGSVWGTTWHGALENDGFRRAFLREVAAMAGRAFVPSTDTSFAAAREARLDRLGDLIEEHADTDALWRLIEGGAGDGLPFVPPGAPAARGMESEQL, via the coding sequence ATGAGCAACGCGATCCTGATCGCCGGCACCACCTCGGATGCGGGCAAGAGCGTGGTGACCGCCGGGATCTGCCGTTGGCTGGCCCGCAAGGGGGTGCGGGTGGCCCCCTTCAAGGCGCAGAACATGTCGCTCAACTCGATGGTCACCACCGACGGCGCCGAGATCGGCCGGGCCCAGGTGATGCAGGCGCAGGCGGCCCGGGTGGAGCCGGAGGCGGCGATGAACCCGGTGCTGCTCAAGCCCGGTGCGGACGGCCGCAGCCAGGTGGTGCTGCTCGGCCGTCCGATCGCCGAGGTCGGCGCGCTGGACTACCGGGAGCGCAAGCCGTACCTGCTGGAGCGCTCGCTGGAGTGCCTGGCCGACCTGCGCGGCCGCTTCGACGTGGTGGTCTGCGAGGGCGCCGGCTCCCCCGCGGAGATCAACCTGCGCGACCGCGACATCGCCAACATGGGCCTGGCCCGGGCCGCCGACCTGCCGGTTCTGGTGGTCGGCGACATCGACCGGGGCGGGGTGTTCGCGGCGATGTACGGCACCCTGGCGCTGCTGAGCGCCGAGGACCAGCGGCTGGTGGCGGGCTGGCTGGTGAACAAGTTCCGCGGCGACGCCCGGCTGCTGAAGCCGGGCCTGGACATGCTGCACGAGCTGACCGGCCGTCCGGTGCTGGGCACGCTGCCGATGCTGGCGGGCCTGTGGCTGGACGCGGAGGACTCGCTGGACCTGTCGACGGTGGTCGATCGGGTGTCCGAGGGTCCGCTCGGCGCCGACGTGCTGCGGGTGGCGGTGCTGCGGTTCCCGCGGCTGTCCAACTTCACCGACCTGGACGCGCTGGCCCAGGAGCCGGGGGTGCTGGTCCGCTGGGCCACCCGGCCCGAGGAGCTGGCCGACGCCGATCTGGTGGTGCTGCCCGGTACCCGGGCCACCGTCGCGGACCTGGCCTGGCTGCGCGAACGCGGGCTGGAACGGGCGCTGCGGGAGCGGGCGGCGGCCGGGCAGCCGGTGCTGGGGGTGTGCGGCGGGTACCAGATGCTCGGGCGGCGGATCGTCGACCAGGTGGAGTCGGGCGCCGGGGCCGTGGACGGGCTCGGACTGCTGCCGGTGGCGGTGGAGTTCGGGCGTGAGAAGGTGCTCGGACGGCCGGTGGGCGAGGCGTACGGCGAGCGGGTGGAGGGGTACGAGATCCACCACGGGTTGGTTTCGGTGGAGGGCGGGGAGCCGTTCATCTCTGATGACCATGGGCAGAGCCTCGACGGCTGCCGGGTCGGCTCGGTCTGGGGCACCACCTGGCACGGGGCGCTGGAGAACGACGGATTCCGGCGGGCCTTCCTGCGCGAGGTCGCGGCGATGGCGGGGCGGGCCTTCGTGCCCTCGACCGACACCTCCTTCGCGGCGGCGCGGGAGGCCCGGTTGGACCGGCTGGGAGATCTGATCGAGGAGCATGCCGACACGGACGCGCTGTGGCGGCTGATCGAGGGCGGGGCCGGGGATGGCCTGCCGTTCGTCCCGCCGGGGGCTCCGGCCGCACGTGGCATGGAAAGTGAGCAACTGTGA
- a CDS encoding helix-turn-helix domain-containing protein: protein MRRSRPPAPAPVPFSPEAARAHRAGLGLTPEQVAAGMAAHGVRLPAAHVLGWESGVIRPGEEEFIALARALWCPAAQLMGTAPDSLRDFRVARELTQEQTAARIGIGLHSYASAEQTGRWSGDADQSAALVEVLGLRLRDLVRITGVAEELDQRLRQCVDGRWQAQLKAVAKLVPVPRESIATALAALQNEHQVPSHWGSSTWGPATPAVEPEPAEPPYDRFWALLARTDTGGLPV from the coding sequence ATGCGAAGAAGCAGGCCCCCCGCCCCCGCTCCGGTCCCGTTCTCCCCCGAGGCCGCCCGCGCCCATCGCGCCGGCCTCGGACTCACTCCGGAGCAGGTGGCGGCGGGGATGGCCGCGCACGGCGTACGGCTGCCGGCGGCCCATGTGCTCGGCTGGGAGAGCGGCGTGATCCGCCCCGGCGAGGAGGAGTTCATCGCGCTGGCCCGGGCCCTGTGGTGCCCGGCCGCGCAGTTGATGGGCACCGCGCCGGACTCGCTGCGCGACTTCCGGGTGGCCCGCGAGCTGACCCAGGAGCAGACGGCGGCCCGGATCGGGATCGGCCTGCACAGCTACGCGAGCGCCGAGCAGACCGGTCGCTGGAGCGGGGACGCGGACCAGAGCGCCGCCCTGGTCGAGGTGCTCGGCCTGCGGCTGCGCGACCTGGTCCGGATCACCGGCGTGGCCGAGGAGCTGGACCAGCGGCTGCGCCAGTGCGTGGACGGCCGCTGGCAGGCGCAGCTGAAGGCGGTGGCCAAACTGGTGCCGGTGCCGCGGGAGAGCATCGCGACGGCGCTCGCCGCGCTGCAGAACGAGCACCAGGTGCCCTCGCACTGGGGTTCCTCGACCTGGGGTCCCGCGACGCCCGCGGTCGAGCCGGAGCCCGCCGAGCCCCCGTACGACCGTTTCTGGGCGCTGCTGGCCCGCACCGACACCGGCGGTCTTCCGGTCTAG
- a CDS encoding alpha/beta hydrolase, with translation MRWGTAVATATAVAIAAGAAALLIGRRVSDLSLRPATAEGGQAKGEPALRVHEVGAREVVLTRTVASARRGRYALEWPGGHAVVGEVLGTGPQTVTRRLELTAGSPLAAGTEVELSTRVLRGDPGSACGLDYMDVLVDGELGTLPAWYVPAIRGTWVIAVHGTLADRRQALPILPVLRRLQLPALVVSYRGDQGAPASPDGIGHFGETEWRDVEAAIRFAKSAGAGRIVLYGWSVGAATVLQTAARSDFRDQLAGLVLDSPVLDPTVAVRGVAARAGMPTGLAGQLGVWAAEGRTGVDLAGFARIADGTDLTAPTLLLHSPQDSVAPWRAAQRLADRRPDLVTLRPVPGAGHAALWNADPAGYEEALRRFLTPIL, from the coding sequence ATGCGTTGGGGAACCGCCGTCGCCACGGCCACCGCCGTCGCCATCGCAGCGGGCGCGGCCGCCCTGTTGATCGGACGTCGGGTCTCCGACCTCAGCCTGCGCCCCGCCACGGCCGAGGGCGGCCAGGCCAAGGGCGAGCCGGCGCTGCGGGTGCACGAGGTGGGCGCCCGGGAGGTGGTCCTCACCCGCACCGTGGCCAGCGCCCGGCGCGGCCGGTACGCGCTGGAGTGGCCCGGCGGGCACGCGGTGGTCGGCGAGGTGCTGGGCACCGGTCCGCAGACCGTCACCCGCCGCCTGGAGCTCACCGCCGGCAGCCCGCTCGCGGCCGGCACCGAGGTGGAGTTGAGCACCCGGGTGCTGCGCGGCGACCCCGGCTCGGCCTGCGGCCTCGACTACATGGACGTGCTGGTCGACGGCGAGCTCGGCACCCTGCCCGCCTGGTACGTCCCGGCGATCCGCGGCACCTGGGTGATCGCCGTGCACGGCACGCTGGCCGACCGCCGGCAGGCGCTGCCGATCCTGCCGGTGCTCCGCCGGCTCCAGCTGCCCGCCCTGGTGGTCAGCTACCGCGGCGACCAGGGCGCGCCGGCCTCACCGGACGGAATCGGCCATTTCGGCGAGACCGAGTGGCGCGACGTGGAGGCGGCGATCCGGTTCGCCAAGAGCGCCGGGGCCGGCCGGATCGTCCTCTACGGCTGGTCGGTCGGCGCGGCCACCGTGCTGCAGACCGCCGCCCGTTCGGACTTCCGCGACCAGTTGGCCGGCCTGGTGCTCGACTCCCCGGTGCTGGACCCGACGGTCGCGGTGCGCGGGGTCGCGGCCCGGGCCGGGATGCCCACCGGGCTGGCCGGGCAGCTCGGCGTCTGGGCGGCCGAGGGCCGCACCGGCGTGGACCTGGCCGGCTTCGCGCGGATCGCCGACGGCACCGACCTGACCGCCCCCACCCTGCTGCTGCACAGCCCGCAGGACAGCGTGGCGCCGTGGCGCGCGGCCCAGCGGCTGGCCGACCGGCGGCCCGATCTGGTGACCCTGCGCCCGGTCCCCGGGGCCGGGCACGCGGCGCTGTGGAACGCGGACCCGGCCGGGTACGAGGAGGCGCTGCGCCGTTTCCTGACCCCGATCCTGTGA
- a CDS encoding cobalamin biosynthesis protein, translating to MQRAVPPALGYALGAVVGYAADAALADPRRGHPVAAFGRAAGSLERVLWRDHRGAGALHTAIGVGAVALGAAALQRRAGSARRTVTAALATWTVLGGTSLTREARTIGAALAAEDLTAARQRLPHLCGRDPSALDEQQIARAVVESVAENTADAVVNALVWGTLAGAPGLLAFRAVNTLDAMVGHKSPRYRRFGWAAARLDDVAGWPGARLTALLTVAAADSPATAWKVWRRDGSSHPSPNAGQAESAFAGALGVRLGGTLQYGERVEHRPVLGAELRPVAVSDIERACRLSRRVGLLALGTTVAARVLTARVLSARGLSARVLWRGRI from the coding sequence ATGCAGCGCGCCGTGCCGCCTGCGCTTGGATACGCGCTCGGCGCGGTGGTCGGCTACGCCGCCGACGCCGCGCTCGCCGACCCCCGCCGCGGTCACCCGGTGGCCGCCTTCGGCCGGGCGGCGGGCTCCCTGGAACGTGTGCTGTGGCGCGACCACCGGGGCGCGGGGGCCCTGCACACCGCGATCGGCGTGGGCGCCGTCGCGCTCGGCGCGGCCGCCCTGCAGCGCCGCGCCGGCTCCGCCCGACGGACCGTCACCGCCGCGCTGGCCACCTGGACGGTGCTCGGCGGCACCTCGCTGACCCGGGAGGCCCGCACCATCGGCGCCGCGCTCGCCGCCGAGGACCTGACGGCGGCTCGGCAGCGCCTGCCGCACCTGTGCGGACGCGACCCCAGCGCGCTGGACGAGCAGCAGATCGCCCGCGCGGTGGTCGAGTCGGTGGCCGAGAACACCGCCGACGCCGTGGTCAACGCCCTGGTCTGGGGCACGCTGGCCGGGGCTCCCGGGCTGCTCGCCTTCCGGGCCGTCAACACGCTGGACGCGATGGTCGGGCACAAGTCGCCCCGCTACCGGCGGTTCGGCTGGGCGGCCGCGCGGCTGGACGACGTGGCGGGCTGGCCCGGTGCGCGCCTCACCGCGCTGCTCACGGTGGCGGCCGCCGACTCCCCCGCGACCGCCTGGAAGGTCTGGCGCCGGGACGGGTCGAGCCACCCGAGCCCCAACGCCGGGCAGGCCGAGTCGGCCTTCGCGGGCGCCCTGGGCGTCCGGCTGGGCGGCACGCTGCAGTACGGCGAGAGGGTGGAGCACCGGCCGGTACTGGGTGCGGAGTTGCGGCCGGTGGCGGTCTCGGACATCGAGCGGGCCTGCCGACTGTCGCGCCGGGTCGGGTTGTTGGCGCTGGGCACGACGGTGGCGGCACGGGTTCTGACGGCACGGGTTCTCTCGGCACGGGGTCTCTCGGCACGGGTTCTCTGGAGGGGACGAATATGA
- a CDS encoding coiled-coil domain-containing protein — MPEGFPGPAELAPLARRMLADAVRIARWAGELETVDKRGELLPEDARAAGRALAMTVGAAAKAWGQALLVGLVEPRDGGAAPGWRLHAWEHDDEAVLRGWSALFDAWTLLAPVPPAALRGVFAVLAGQAVDQAPQLLSFLHLVDGPVADSELMELLRRGLDERRHGGTGFAALSPVPHAASAVSAVRGTCREPQIDAPPAPSDVAAVLDWMLDGLTAVGAVVRADAAAELSALGHWAVRAKLEEICTVAQTAAGHIEQSALELLDACANYSPGPARAEYRAWVAARPVDRAVAELLEAARGEDALLRGLAFEALRVAGGTAEQAVRAAVDEPVLRPYALLWLAEQLDEGGVIPSDVLSAEDAAWLWVDTAAAVLDHGETELLVGHVEGASAGDPVRLFARARQSGHARAASVLTAVASVHPDPAVARAARRSAFSVHNGGA, encoded by the coding sequence GTGCCGGAAGGCTTCCCGGGCCCCGCCGAACTCGCCCCGCTGGCCCGCCGGATGCTCGCCGACGCGGTCCGGATCGCCCGCTGGGCCGGCGAACTGGAGACCGTCGACAAGCGCGGCGAACTGCTGCCCGAGGACGCCCGCGCGGCCGGTCGCGCGCTGGCCATGACGGTCGGCGCCGCCGCCAAGGCCTGGGGCCAGGCCCTGCTGGTCGGCCTGGTCGAGCCGCGTGACGGCGGCGCGGCCCCCGGTTGGCGGCTGCATGCCTGGGAGCACGACGACGAGGCCGTGCTGCGCGGCTGGTCCGCGCTGTTCGACGCCTGGACGCTGCTCGCCCCGGTGCCGCCCGCCGCGCTGCGCGGCGTCTTCGCCGTGCTCGCCGGGCAGGCCGTCGACCAGGCGCCGCAGCTGCTCTCCTTCCTGCACCTGGTGGACGGCCCGGTCGCCGACAGCGAGCTGATGGAGCTGCTCCGCCGCGGCCTGGACGAGCGCCGGCACGGCGGGACGGGCTTCGCCGCCCTCTCGCCGGTCCCGCACGCCGCCTCCGCCGTCTCCGCCGTCCGCGGCACCTGCCGCGAGCCGCAGATCGACGCCCCGCCGGCCCCGTCCGACGTGGCCGCCGTGCTGGACTGGATGCTGGACGGCCTGACCGCCGTCGGCGCCGTGGTCCGCGCGGACGCCGCCGCCGAGCTCTCCGCGCTCGGGCACTGGGCGGTGCGGGCCAAGCTGGAGGAGATCTGCACGGTGGCCCAGACCGCCGCCGGGCACATCGAGCAGAGCGCGCTGGAGCTGCTGGACGCCTGCGCCAACTACTCGCCGGGACCGGCCCGCGCCGAGTACCGGGCCTGGGTCGCGGCCCGCCCGGTCGACCGCGCGGTGGCCGAGCTCCTGGAAGCCGCCCGCGGCGAGGACGCGCTGCTGCGCGGGCTCGCCTTCGAGGCGCTGCGGGTGGCCGGCGGAACCGCCGAGCAGGCGGTGCGCGCCGCGGTGGACGAGCCGGTGCTGCGCCCCTACGCCCTGCTCTGGCTGGCCGAGCAGCTCGACGAAGGCGGGGTGATCCCGTCCGACGTGCTGAGCGCGGAGGACGCCGCCTGGCTCTGGGTGGACACCGCCGCCGCCGTCCTGGACCACGGTGAGACCGAGCTGCTGGTCGGCCATGTCGAGGGCGCCAGCGCCGGCGACCCGGTCCGGCTGTTCGCCCGGGCCCGCCAGTCCGGCCACGCCCGCGCCGCCTCGGTCCTGACCGCCGTCGCCTCGGTCCACCCCGATCCGGCCGTGGCCCGAGCGGCCCGCCGCTCCGCCTTCAGCGTCCACAACGGCGGGGCGTAA
- a CDS encoding acyl-CoA dehydrogenase family protein — MGRLAQTDGLTEIQRDILATVRDFVDKEIIPVATELEHKDEYPTAIVEGMKQLGLFGLTIPEEYGGLGESLLTYALVVEEIARGWMSVSGIVNTHFIVAHMINAHGTQEQKDYFLPRMAAGEIRGAFSMSEPALGSDVAAISTKGVKDGDFYVLNGQKMWLTNGGTSTLVAVLCKTDEGGNTPYKNMTTFLIEKTPGFGPNPTVPGLTVPGKIEKMGYKGVDTTELVLQDVRIPADRILGGVPGKGFYQMMDGVEVGRVNVAARGCGVARRAFELGISYAQQRTTFGKKIAEHQAIQFKLAEMATKVEAAHQMMVMAARKKDSGERNDLEAGMAKYLASEYCKEVVEDAFRIHGGYGFSKEYEIERLYREAPMLLIGEGTAEIQKMIVGRRLLEEYKLAD; from the coding sequence ATGGGACGCCTCGCACAGACCGACGGCCTCACCGAGATCCAGCGGGACATCCTCGCCACCGTGCGGGACTTTGTCGACAAGGAGATCATTCCGGTCGCCACCGAGCTGGAGCACAAGGACGAGTACCCGACCGCCATCGTCGAGGGCATGAAGCAGCTCGGCCTGTTCGGTCTGACCATCCCCGAGGAGTACGGCGGCCTCGGCGAGTCGCTGCTCACCTACGCCCTGGTGGTCGAGGAGATCGCCCGCGGCTGGATGTCCGTCTCCGGCATCGTCAACACCCACTTCATCGTGGCGCACATGATCAACGCGCACGGCACCCAGGAGCAGAAGGACTACTTCCTGCCCAGGATGGCGGCCGGCGAGATCCGCGGCGCCTTCTCGATGTCCGAGCCGGCGCTGGGCTCCGACGTAGCGGCCATCTCCACCAAGGGCGTCAAGGACGGCGATTTCTACGTCCTGAACGGCCAGAAGATGTGGCTGACCAACGGCGGCACCTCCACCCTGGTCGCGGTCCTGTGCAAGACCGACGAGGGCGGCAACACCCCGTACAAGAACATGACCACCTTCCTGATCGAGAAGACCCCCGGGTTCGGCCCGAACCCGACGGTCCCCGGCCTCACCGTGCCCGGCAAGATCGAGAAGATGGGCTACAAGGGCGTCGACACCACCGAGCTGGTGCTGCAGGACGTCCGGATCCCGGCCGACCGGATCCTCGGCGGCGTCCCCGGCAAGGGCTTCTACCAGATGATGGACGGCGTCGAGGTCGGTCGGGTCAACGTGGCCGCCCGCGGCTGCGGAGTGGCCCGCCGCGCCTTCGAGCTGGGCATCTCCTACGCCCAGCAGCGCACCACCTTCGGCAAGAAGATCGCCGAGCACCAGGCGATCCAGTTCAAGCTGGCCGAGATGGCCACCAAGGTCGAGGCCGCGCACCAGATGATGGTGATGGCCGCCCGCAAGAAGGACAGCGGCGAGCGCAACGACCTCGAGGCCGGCATGGCCAAGTACCTCGCCTCCGAGTACTGCAAGGAGGTCGTGGAGGACGCCTTCCGGATCCACGGCGGCTACGGCTTCTCCAAGGAGTACGAGATCGAGCGGCTCTACCGCGAGGCCCCGATGCTGCTGATCGGTGAGGGTACGGCGGAGATCCAGAAGATGATCGTGGGTCGTCGTCTGCTGGAGGAGTACAAGCTCGCCGACTAG